Within Serratia odorifera, the genomic segment GCAGCGGCATCTTCACCGGCATCTGGCCTTCAATCACCATTTTGTCGCGGTAATTCAGCGCGATGGCCTTTACCCTGACCCGCACCTGATGCGGTGCTGGCTGCGGAATATCGCCGTAGCCCAATTGCAGATTCTCTCGCCCGACGGCGTTCATGGTCCAACGTTGCATGGTGTTCGCCATGGTTTTCTCCCAGTGATTAAACAGACCGGGCCATGTTATCGTTGATTCTATTTCGCTAGTGGCGATAATATTTCTTTTTATTGTTTCCTTTTTGGCTACAAATTATGAGCGATCGGTTGAATGGCATCTCGGTGTTTGTCACCGCCGTGGAGGCCGGCAATTTTGCGCTGGCGGCCAGCCGGCTGCATCTGTCACGTTCGGCGGTGGGCAAAACCATCGCCCGGCTGGAGCAGCGGCTTGGCGTACGGCTGTTTCATCGCACCACCCGCAGCCAAAGTCTGACCGATGACGGTGCGTTGTTCTATGAACGTTGCCTGCGCGCGCTGGAGGAGATCCGCACGGCGGAAACGCTGCTGGAAAGTGGCAAACGGCAGGTGAGCGGGCGGCTGAGAGTATCGATGCCGGTACTGTTTGGTCGCCTGTGTATTGCGCCGATCCTGACCGAACTGGCCCGTGAACACCCACAGCTGGAACTGGAGCTGTCGTTTAACGACCGACTGGTGGACATGATCGAGGATGGTTTTGATCTGGTGGTGCGCAACGGCGCGTTGCCGGACAGCGCACGGCTGGTGGCCCGGCGTCTGGGCAATCACCACATGGCGTTTTGCGCCTCGCCGGCCTATCTGGCGCGTTGTGGCGAACCGACCACGCTGGACGCGCTGGCGCAGCACGATGCGGTGGCCTATCTGCGATCCGGCACGATACGCAACTGGGAAGTGCCGCTGGAACAGGGTGAAACCCGGCTGATTGCGCCCCGGGCGCGGCTGGTGATGGACGATCTGCAAGCGCTGGCGGATGCGACGATGGCGGGGTTTGGCATCGGCTGGTTACCGTGCTGGCTGGTGCGCGATCAATTGCTCAGCGGTGAACTGGTACGGGTGTTGCAGCAGTATCCGGGTGCCGAGTTCAACGCGCATGCCCTGTGGCCGCACACGCCGCATCTGCCGTTAAAGGTCCGTCTGGCCGTGGATGCGCTGGCGAACAAACTGCCCGCCAGCATGGCGTTGATTGAGGCGCAGCTGTAAAGACGGCGTTATCCGCGCTCAGGAGGCGCTGCGCTTTTTACGCCAGATCACCAGCATCGCGCCGAGCAGGCCAATCACCAGCAGCACGATCGGCAGGATCATCAACCCGGCCATCACCTGATCTTCGTAGCGTTTTACCAGCGGGATTTGGCTGAACGCATAGCCGAGGCTGACCACGGCACCGACCCAAATCACCGCGCTCAGCCAGTTGAAGAACTGGAAACGGCTATTGCTGAGACCGGAGATGCCGGCGATGGTGGGCAGCAAAGTGCGCACAAACGCCAGAAATCGGCCGATCAGCAGCGCCATCAGGCCATGGCGGTTAAACAGCATATGCGCCCGCTGGTGGTACTGCACAGGCAGTTGCAACAGCCAGCTTTTCACCAGACCGGTATGGCCGAGCCAGCGGCCCTGCAGGTAGCTGAGCCAACAGCCGAGGCTGGCGGCCAGCGTCAGCAGAAGCAGGGTCGGCACGAAGGCCATGACGCCCTTGGCAATCAGGGCACCTGCCAGCAGCAGCAGGCTGTCGCCGGGCAGGAAGGAGGCGGGGAGTAAACCATTTTCCAAAAACAGTGTGGTGAAAAGCACTGCGTAAACCACCCAGATCACGCCGGGATCGGCCAAGGCCGTAAAGTCCTGTTGCCAAAGCGCGTGAACAATCTCTCTCAATACATCCATTCTATGTCCTGTTGCGCCGGTGCGGGGTAAAGCGAATAGCGATATGCCCAGAATCAACGGAGGTGCGGGAAGGCGGCGGCCGAGCGACCCGGGGGCGCTTACTCCGTCAGGCGGCAAGTAAGGCGGCCAACACGCTAACAGCTTCACGTAAGGTGGCTATAGTGTACCCCTAATGGTTTCACAGCACATTAAACCAGAGGTAGAAATGTGTGCCAAAAGGCGCTTTTAGCGATGCGTTATGGCCGTGACTCAGCAATCAGCTGGCGATACGCGCAAAACCGGCAGCCAGATCGTCGATCAGATCCTGTACGTTTTCCAGACCGATATGCACCCGTACCAGCGTACCGACAAAATCAACGCCGCCCGCCGGGCGAATAGCGTCCAGTTCTTCGGGCTGATTGGCCAGGATCAGCGACTCAAAGCCGCCCCAGGAATAGGCCATGGTGAAATGGCGGAAGTTGTCGAGATAATCGGTCAACTGTTGTTCGCTTAGCCGCTGCGTCAACACAAAGGAAAACAGGCCGTTACAGCCGTTGAAATCACGTTGGTAAAATGCATGGCCCTTGCAGCTCGGCAGCGCCGGGTGATTTACCCTCGCCACTTCCGGGCGTTCGGCCAGCCATTGCGCCACCGCAATACTATTTTGTTCATGCTGTTTTAGCCGCACCGCCAGGGTGCGCAAGCCGCGGCTGGCCATATAGGCGGTATCGGCATCGACCATCTGGCCCATCAAATAGGAATACTCGCGCAGTTGATCCCAACAGCGGGCGTTGGCAACGGCGGTGCCGAGCATATAGTCGGAATGGCCGATGATGTATTTGGTGCCGGCCTGAATGGAGATATCGATGTCGAACTCCAGCGCCTTGAACAGAACCCCTGCCGCCCAGGTGTTGTCGATCATGATGACAATCTCCGGGTTGACGGCGCGAATGGCCTTGACCATGGCAGGAATATCCTGCACCTCCATGGTGATGGAGCCGGGAGACTCCAGAAACACCACTTTGGTATTGGGCTGGATCAGCTCGGCAATGCCGGCGCCGATCAGCGGATCGAAGTAGCCGGTGGCGACATTCATGCGGCCGAGAATATGGGTGCAGAAGTCCTGCGTCGGTTCATACACCGAGCCGGTCACCAGCACGTGGTCGCCGGCGCTGACGAACGACAGGATAGCGTTGGACACCGCCGCTGCACCGCACGGGTAGAGCACGCAGCCCGCGCCGCCTTCCAGTTCGGTCATCGCGTCCTGCAGTGCAAAGTGGGTCAGGGTACCGCGCCGGCCATAAAACAGTTCGCCATGCGCCCGCTGGGCGGTAGCTTGCCGTTTTGCCGCCACGGAATCGAACACCAGTGAAGACGCACGCTGCGTGACCGGGTTAACCGCTCCCTGGGTATAGCGTTTACTGCGGCCAACGCCGATCAACGCGGTTTCAAGATGTTTGGACGTCATGCAGGCTCACCCTATTGCTGTTCACTGGCAGAATGTTTGCTACGTTAACATGACGTCGCTTAGCCATCCAGACGTTTTTACATCTATATCTTGCTCAGCCCATCAAACCAAACAGATGCGGCAGCCACAGTGAGATGGCGGGGATATAGGTTACCAACAGCAGCACCATAAACAGCACGCAGTAGAATGGCATCATGGCCTTCACTACCGCTTCTATCTTCTGCTTGCTCACTGCGCTGGCAACGAACAACACCGACCCTACCGGCGGCGTGATCAGGCCGATGCCCAGATTGACCATCATGATCATGCCGAAGTGTACCGGATCGATGCCCAGCGCATTGGTCACCGGCAACAGCACCGGCGTCAGGATCAGAATCAGCGGCGCCATGTCCATCAGCGTGCCGAGCACCAGCAGCATCACGTTGATGCACATCAGGATCACGTACTTGTTTTGCGAGATGGCGGTAAAGAACTCGGTAATGCGCATCGGCAGCTGCATGTAGGTCATCACCGCGCCAAAGCAGGCGGCAAAGCCGATCAGAATCATCACGATGGTGACGGTTTTGATGGTGCGATACATCAGGTTGGGCAGCTCCGACCATTTGTAGTCGCGGTAGATGAACATGGTGACGAAGAACGACCACAGACAGGCAATGGCGGCGGACTCGGTGGCGGTGAACACGCCGGACATGATGCCGCCCATGATGATCACCACCGTCATCAGACCCCACAGCGTGTCGAGGCAGATTTTCAGCGCCTCGCGAAACGGGATCGCCTCACCTTTCGGGTAGCCGCGCTTATGGGCAAAGCCGACGCACATTACCATCAGCGATGTGCACAGCAACAGTCCCGGCAGAATGCCGGCGACAAACAGCGCGGCGATCGATACCGTACCGCCGGCCGCCAGCGAATAAATCACGGCGTTGTGACTGGGCGGGATCAAGATGGCCTGGACCGAACCGCTGGCGGTGACCGAGGCGGCGTAGTCGCGCGGATAGCCCTTTTTCTCCATTTCCGGCACCATCACCGAGCCGATCGACGCGGTATCCGCCACCGACGAGCCG encodes:
- the metC gene encoding cystathionine beta-lyase; translation: MTSKHLETALIGVGRSKRYTQGAVNPVTQRASSLVFDSVAAKRQATAQRAHGELFYGRRGTLTHFALQDAMTELEGGAGCVLYPCGAAAVSNAILSFVSAGDHVLVTGSVYEPTQDFCTHILGRMNVATGYFDPLIGAGIAELIQPNTKVVFLESPGSITMEVQDIPAMVKAIRAVNPEIVIMIDNTWAAGVLFKALEFDIDISIQAGTKYIIGHSDYMLGTAVANARCWDQLREYSYLMGQMVDADTAYMASRGLRTLAVRLKQHEQNSIAVAQWLAERPEVARVNHPALPSCKGHAFYQRDFNGCNGLFSFVLTQRLSEQQLTDYLDNFRHFTMAYSWGGFESLILANQPEELDAIRPAGGVDFVGTLVRVHIGLENVQDLIDDLAAGFARIAS
- a CDS encoding DedA family protein — its product is MDVLREIVHALWQQDFTALADPGVIWVVYAVLFTTLFLENGLLPASFLPGDSLLLLAGALIAKGVMAFVPTLLLLTLAASLGCWLSYLQGRWLGHTGLVKSWLLQLPVQYHQRAHMLFNRHGLMALLIGRFLAFVRTLLPTIAGISGLSNSRFQFFNWLSAVIWVGAVVSLGYAFSQIPLVKRYEDQVMAGLMILPIVLLVIGLLGAMLVIWRKKRSAS
- a CDS encoding TRAP transporter large permease → MDAFILLCSLAVLLAVGVPVAYAVGLSAIAGALWIDLPLEALMIQMTNGVNKFSLLAIPFFILAGAIMAEGGIARRLVSFAYIFVGFVRGGLSLVNIVASTFFGAISGSSVADTASIGSVMVPEMEKKGYPRDYAASVTASGSVQAILIPPSHNAVIYSLAAGGTVSIAALFVAGILPGLLLCTSLMVMCVGFAHKRGYPKGEAIPFREALKICLDTLWGLMTVVIIMGGIMSGVFTATESAAIACLWSFFVTMFIYRDYKWSELPNLMYRTIKTVTIVMILIGFAACFGAVMTYMQLPMRITEFFTAISQNKYVILMCINVMLLVLGTLMDMAPLILILTPVLLPVTNALGIDPVHFGMIMMVNLGIGLITPPVGSVLFVASAVSKQKIEAVVKAMMPFYCVLFMVLLLVTYIPAISLWLPHLFGLMG
- a CDS encoding LysR family transcriptional regulator, which codes for MSDRLNGISVFVTAVEAGNFALAASRLHLSRSAVGKTIARLEQRLGVRLFHRTTRSQSLTDDGALFYERCLRALEEIRTAETLLESGKRQVSGRLRVSMPVLFGRLCIAPILTELAREHPQLELELSFNDRLVDMIEDGFDLVVRNGALPDSARLVARRLGNHHMAFCASPAYLARCGEPTTLDALAQHDAVAYLRSGTIRNWEVPLEQGETRLIAPRARLVMDDLQALADATMAGFGIGWLPCWLVRDQLLSGELVRVLQQYPGAEFNAHALWPHTPHLPLKVRLAVDALANKLPASMALIEAQL